A part of Deltaproteobacteria bacterium HGW-Deltaproteobacteria-4 genomic DNA contains:
- a CDS encoding carbon-nitrogen family hydrolase: MSPHTLNVAAVQFNIRLGDIEANWQAATQGLRSVAAQGAKLAVLPEMWSTGYDYRQLAELATHTLGILTRLQALSTELGLTIVGSLAEPDGDKVCNTAWVIDQGEIVGKYRKLHLFSTMGEDRYLHAGEQYLVVETSVGRLGIAICYDLRFPELFRRMALDGAEIICLPAEWPKPRQEHWRTLLRARAIENQLFVVAANCCGVQGKLDFFGMSLLLSARGEVLAEAGEVATCLVTEFDFAEMEEYRQQIPCFRDRRPEIYGQL, from the coding sequence GGTGATATTGAGGCCAATTGGCAAGCTGCGACGCAGGGGCTGCGGAGTGTCGCTGCGCAGGGAGCCAAACTTGCAGTGCTGCCGGAGATGTGGAGTACTGGCTACGATTATCGCCAACTCGCAGAGTTGGCGACGCACACTCTCGGAATCTTGACGCGACTGCAGGCTTTGAGTACAGAACTCGGGCTGACGATTGTCGGCAGCCTGGCTGAGCCGGACGGCGACAAGGTCTGCAACACCGCCTGGGTCATCGATCAGGGGGAGATCGTCGGCAAGTATCGCAAGCTTCATCTCTTTTCGACCATGGGGGAGGATCGTTATCTTCACGCCGGTGAGCAGTATCTGGTTGTCGAAACCAGCGTTGGCCGTCTCGGTATCGCCATCTGCTACGATCTCCGTTTTCCGGAACTCTTTCGCCGCATGGCTCTCGATGGCGCCGAAATTATCTGTCTCCCTGCCGAATGGCCGAAACCGCGGCAAGAGCACTGGCGCACCCTGTTGCGCGCCCGCGCCATTGAAAATCAGCTCTTTGTCGTCGCCGCCAACTGCTGCGGAGTGCAGGGGAAACTTGATTTCTTCGGCATGAGCCTCCTCCTTTCCGCTCGCGGCGAGGTGCTGGCGGAAGCCGGCGAAGTCGCTACCTGTCTTGTTACCGAGTTCGACTTTGCCGAGATGGAAGAATACCGGCAGCAGATCCCCTGTTTTCGTGACCGGCGCCCGGAGATCTACGGGCAACTTTGA